From a region of the Neobacillus niacini genome:
- a CDS encoding FAD synthetase family protein, protein MQTFFINHFSECRTTDIKPCVMALGFFDGIHLGHRKLIENVKRISQQSGLQSAVLTFFPHPKEVLNQVKFNYLISIERKIEILEKIGVDQLYVVRFDKIFASMDPEEFVDKYLIPLEAKQIVAGFDFTYGSKGKGNIHTLEAHGKGAFRVSMVPKVEQFGEKVSSTLIRNLLRTGQVKQIVNYLGDYYQSKGKVTGIYTQGDFTIAEFKVAPYNIMPNNGGYEVVVSFDDRTFHSNCHVYEERDGKTFAEIEIPQPIRIVEYSEVIIKWINKRSSKTVKILESSAIIKPRVFPNKFGIMGTVLVAFFTRPVMKPCEPSLCWEFENH, encoded by the coding sequence TTGCAAACTTTTTTTATCAATCATTTTTCGGAATGTAGGACAACGGACATAAAGCCTTGTGTTATGGCTCTAGGTTTTTTTGACGGAATTCACTTAGGACATAGGAAATTGATTGAGAATGTAAAGCGGATATCGCAACAAAGTGGGTTGCAATCAGCGGTTCTAACGTTTTTTCCTCATCCAAAAGAAGTCTTAAATCAGGTTAAGTTTAACTATTTAATATCCATTGAGAGAAAAATAGAGATTTTAGAAAAGATCGGTGTAGATCAATTGTATGTTGTACGATTTGATAAGATATTTGCAAGTATGGATCCAGAGGAATTTGTTGATAAATATCTTATTCCTCTAGAAGCTAAGCAAATTGTGGCAGGGTTTGACTTTACCTATGGCAGTAAAGGGAAAGGGAATATTCATACTCTTGAAGCACATGGAAAAGGGGCATTCCGTGTGTCAATGGTGCCAAAGGTAGAACAATTCGGTGAGAAAGTTAGTTCGACTTTGATAAGAAATTTGCTAAGAACTGGGCAAGTGAAACAAATTGTAAATTATCTAGGAGACTATTATCAGTCGAAAGGAAAAGTTACAGGGATTTATACACAAGGGGACTTTACTATTGCAGAATTTAAAGTTGCTCCTTACAATATAATGCCTAATAATGGAGGCTATGAAGTAGTTGTTTCTTTTGATGACCGGACATTTCATAGTAATTGTCATGTTTATGAGGAAAGAGATGGAAAAACATTTGCAGAAATTGAGATTCCTCAGCCAATAAGGATAGTTGAGTATAGCGAAGTGATTATAAAGTGGATAAATAAAAGGTCTTCTAAAACAGTGAAAATATTGGAAAGTTCAGCTATAATAAAACCCAGGGTTTTTCCTAACAAGTTCGGAATCATGGGGACGGTTCTAGTGGCTTTTTTTACCAGACCCGTTATGAAACCATGTGAACCTTCCCTGTGCTGGGAGTTCGAAAATCATTGA